Proteins encoded in a region of the Isosphaeraceae bacterium EP7 genome:
- a CDS encoding phosphoenolpyruvate hydrolase family protein, with product MDRYDLVDYGGRMMRRERAEILASFREKVARGEPIIGGGAGTGLSAKCEEAGGIDLIVIYNSGRFRMAGRGSLAGLMAYGNANQIVREMAPEVLSIVGRTPVLAGVCGTDPFLLRDQFLRELRDLGFAGIQNFPTVGLIDGLFRENLEETGMSYRLEVELIAAARALDLLTTPYAFNPEEARMMAEAGADIIVAHMGLTTGGTIGARTARTLEDCVGEVQAIADVCKSVRSDCLVLCHGGPISSPEDAQFILSRCHGVEGFYGASSMERLPAETAIAEQVGRFTKLSLPGARPVAR from the coding sequence ATGGATCGTTATGATCTGGTGGATTACGGGGGGCGTATGATGCGGCGAGAGCGGGCGGAGATCCTCGCGTCATTCCGAGAGAAGGTCGCGAGAGGCGAGCCGATCATCGGCGGCGGGGCGGGGACGGGCCTCTCGGCCAAGTGCGAGGAAGCCGGCGGCATCGATCTCATCGTCATCTACAACTCCGGTCGGTTCCGGATGGCCGGGCGCGGCTCGCTGGCCGGGCTCATGGCCTACGGCAACGCCAATCAGATCGTACGCGAGATGGCCCCGGAGGTCCTCTCCATCGTCGGGCGGACCCCGGTGCTGGCCGGAGTCTGCGGCACCGACCCGTTCCTGCTCCGCGACCAATTCCTGCGCGAGCTGCGCGACCTGGGATTCGCCGGCATCCAGAACTTCCCGACGGTAGGCCTCATTGACGGCCTCTTCCGCGAGAACCTGGAGGAGACCGGGATGAGCTATCGCCTTGAGGTGGAGCTGATCGCGGCGGCCCGCGCGCTCGACCTCCTGACGACGCCCTACGCCTTCAACCCCGAGGAGGCACGAATGATGGCCGAGGCGGGCGCCGACATCATCGTGGCACATATGGGGCTGACGACGGGCGGCACGATCGGCGCACGTACTGCTCGCACGCTCGAGGATTGCGTCGGCGAGGTGCAGGCGATCGCCGATGTCTGCAAATCTGTCCGGTCCGACTGCCTGGTCCTCTGCCACGGCGGCCCGATCTCATCGCCCGAGGACGCGCAATTCATACTCAGCCGTTGCCATGGAGTCGAGGGGTTCTACGGGGCCAGCAGCATGGAGCGATTGCCGGCGGAAACCGCCATTGCCGAACAGGTCGGGCGATTCACGAAGCTGTCGCTGCCAGGGGCCCGTCCGGTCGCGCGGTGA